Within Montipora foliosa isolate CH-2021 chromosome 3, ASM3666993v2, whole genome shotgun sequence, the genomic segment cgaagtcggtgaccccccattttttttacatttctgacatcactaactcatcatctttcaatggtaaaatttgcagaaaaaaatcaatgttagaaaattttcgcgcgaacgtccttaaacaacCACCAATAAACAAGCCGTGGTCCATTGTCGGAGACCCTGCATTTGAAACTGCAAACAAGGTCCTCAATGCCATTTGTAGGAAGAACGCACAAGAGGGAAAAGCTAGCCCAATAGTCCACAAACAGCCTATTACAAAAGAGCAAGAAGAGCAGCTTTTCCGAACCGGCCAACTTGGCGAATGTCACACACAAGATCCCGCACAGTTGTTGCGCACTACCTGGTTCTACATCACCCTGTATTTTGGTAAAAGAGGCCGTGAGAATCAAAGAAAGCTTACAAAAGAAAAGCTGTCACTCCAGTCAACCCCCCAAGGTCGCCAATACTATGAGCTTAGAAATTTGCTGGGAAGTAAAAACCACCAAGGCGGCCTGCATGATAGCAACGATGAATCAGACGGGAAAATGTTTGCACTTCCGAATTCGCTAAGATGCCCGGTAAAAACAGTGCAAAATTACTTAAATCACCTGAATCCTGAATTAGAAATTCTTTTCCAACGTCCAAGAGAGGCGTCATCTAAGTTCCAGGCTCAAAAAGACCAGGTTTGGTTCTGTAATTCACCGATTGTTGAGTCTACTCTTGGAAATATGATGAAAACAATGTCACTCGCAGCCTCAATTATTCTCCACTTGACCAACCACTGTGTTCGGGCGACGTCGGTTACAGTTCTATCTGACCACAATGTTGAAGCGAGACATATCAAGGTAGTAACTGGACATAAATCAACCACTTCAATCGAGTCTTACAATGCCAGGGCTTCACTtcagcaaaaagaaaacatgtcCAACATTCTTAGCCGTTTCGTTGCTGGCGATTCTCACCGGGCCATTGAGCACCAGCCATCCAGCTCAAAAGAAAACTCAGCTCTGCCAACTCCTGGCACAAGTTCTGCCATTACTTACGGTGGCCCATAGGGGCAAAACACAACGCAATTCCAGTTAAGAAACACAATAATCTTTTTcagaacacaacaatctttacgagaacacaacaatctttaagagaacaaaatacaatttaacAGAACGGAACAATCTTTTGCAGAACAGAACAATCTttccaagaacacaacaatcttttcgagaacaaaacacaatttgacagaacacaacaattttttcgaaaacacGGCACAATTTGATAGAACACAAAAGGAAATTAATACACAACACAATTAACTGAAACACAAAAGCATTtcacaaaacacaacaaaatttcaaagtaCTGGTAACTAGCCCAGACGCTGAAAACGCTTGGAACCTGGCACTACTACTGGTCACCTTCAAAGGCGCcaattttgtacatgtacatgaggaGCAGTCTTCATACGAAAAGAAAACGCTGGGATTTACAGGTATCGTAAGTGACATGGCATCTTCTGTTTCACTGAGTGACGATCCTGAAGGAAGCATAATTGCATATTACTTTTCAAGAGGATATAAGTATGAAGTTAtcactgaatttttatctaagtTCCATGGCATTACGATGTGTGTAAGAACACTGAAAAATAGATTGAGGCAATTGAAACTAAGAAGAAGAATGGCATCCGTTGACATGGACGTTGTGCGGGAACAAATCATGAATGAGCTTAGTGGCCCCGGCTGCCAAGGTGGATATAGGAGTATGTGGCATACCCTGCGTTTACAAAACATTCAAGTACCGAGACATGTTGTTGCTGAACTGATGAGGGAAATGGATCCAGAAGGATGTGAGCGGAGAAAgtcaaaaagctttaaaagaagAAGTTACTTCTCGTCTGGGCCGAACTACACATGGCATGTCGATGGATACGACAAGTTAAAGCCGTATGGATTTCCAATCCATGAGTGTATAGATGGCTGGAGTCGAAAAATCATGTGGCTAAAAGTCACCAAGTCAAATAACCATCCAGACATTATTGCCAGTTTCTTTCTGAATTGTGTTGAAGAGTTAGGAGGCTGTCCAGTGAAACTGAGGACTGATTGTGGAACGGAAAATGGTGTAATGGCAGCGATGCAATGCACATTTCAACAAAGTGCTGATGCGCACAAGTATGGGTCATCTCCCGCTAATCAAAGGATTGAGAGCTGGTGGTCATTTTACAGGAAGAACAGGTGTGGTTGGTGGATGGAATTTTTTAAGAGCCTGGTGGAACATGAAATTTTTAATCCCGGAGATGAGATACAAATGGCATGCCTTTGGTTCTGTTTTGCTCATTTACTTCAAGATGACttagacaaagtaaaagaaCATTGGAATACTCATTTAATAAGGGGCTCTAGGTATGACACTATCAGTGGGAGACCTGATGAACTGTTCTTTCTCCCAGAACTTCACGGTGGAGAAGATGGTCTACTTCACCCAATCTTAGATGATGAGATCCAATCTATCAGGGAGAACCTGACCTACGAAGAGGAGCAAACCATTTACCAAGAGTACTTTGAATATGTACTAGAAAACACTGACTTGCAGCTGCCCAACAACTTTGAACAGGGACTTTCTCTTTATAAACAACTTCTTGAAATTGCCAATATAGATTAAGTTCAATGACTTATAAAGAGGTGTGCGATATCAGCTTGAATTATGCCCACTAGTAATGGCTCAAACTGATTATTGTTTTGCACTTTCCTTTCCATGAATGTACAAGTAAATATAATAATGTACTCATGTTTGGCTCAACTTTAACATCTTTTAATACAAAGTGACCATCATGAGAaccattacatgtacatctcaaAAAACTAGTCTTGACAGCAAAAGTGTTACTTTCTTGGAAGAGCCCAGGATACCAAATTTCAACTTGATCACATTATCTCAGTTCTTTCCTATTTTAATTGAACAACTTGGGAATTTGCTTTTCTTCTTTCACCATACTGTGGTAAATCTATCCAACGACATAACATACAATATCAACATTATGGAATACAATATGATATTATTTTGGCATAATTTACAAAAACTTAAATAATCTTAACAGTCAACAGTATTCTTGCCTTAGTTTATAAGACTGGATGTGTTTCAAACTTTAACTAGAATAAACATTCATCAACAGTTACCTAAAATATGGACCACGGTTTCACTATTGTTTGGTACACAGGTACAGATTCTGAACAAATCACTGGATTATCCTCAGCATGTAGATGAAAGGCTCAAACCATTGTGAAGCCCCATGCCtctttatttgaaattaaattttcaaattccTCTGACAGTTCATTATAAGACTGATAAGTTGTGGGCACTTCTAAAACAGGCCCACAAGTGCGTGCTATGGGGCTGCGATGTgccccatcaagtgaattaaaTGCAACAGTTATTTCTGTTACTGCAATTACATCACTACCTGTTGTaaactgaagaaatgctttTAAAGCAACCTCACCAAGAGACTTAATGTAGCGCTTTAAGTGATCAAAACTGGTTCGTTCTGCTTCATTCTGAGGGCTTGCAGACAATAACTTTACAACCTTTCTTGTTGTAGGCTTCTTCGTCTCATACACTTCCTTCATACAATCTAGTGTTTTAAACTGTGGAAAACTCTTAAGAGAAGAAATAATTGGTTTCCAGCAATTTGAAATATACTTAGGCTTCTGAACTAGTTCTTGATGAGCTAGTTGGGTGATAATAAGTTTCACATTCTCCTTTGTCGGATTTTTGTAGCATTTATAGCTACTCAATACTTCAAGTACCTCATCATCATTAGCGTCTAACACACCCTCAGTGCACTTTCTTAATGTTTCTGCTTCATCTTTGCCTATGTATGATAAAAATGCTTCAAGAagaaagctgtcagaaataGTGCTTTCCTCAAACAAACAGCTCCCCATGAAAACACCCGAAAGAGTAACAGGAAAATACATAATTTCACAATATCCATACACCAATACTTTCCCTACTGCCTCCCATTCTTCAAGTTGGTAGTCATGTCTTACTGAGGGAACTTTTTCTGTTGCACCAATTGACAGAGACCTAAAGaattggtgccaaaacaatgtGATTACTTCTCGCACAACACCAAGACCTCTGCCATCTTCAATCTCCCCACGCTCATTAACTATAACTAGATTTAGATGATAATGATGTGTAGGGATGTCCAAGGCTTTGAATTCCTCTATCAAGTCTTTGAGAACTTGGAATCTATGTACAAGCACATCCTTTACTGCTATCGGTGCAGTacctaaataaaaaaaaaaacaacaacactactttcagttttaaataaattattaatttatttatttcgtgaataaattaaatgaactgaaatttgaTGTATCAAGTATGTGATATtgaccaattttttttgtgaggaATTAATATATTATTAGCTCATACCATGATCAAAGTCCAAAGGGGGCTGACTCTGCACATTTTCATCATTAAGCTGAATGGCACCACCAGATAAAGGGCACTCACTAGATGAGGCACATTCACTGACATCAACAGAGGTAAAAACTTCATTGGTATCTGATGTTGCAGCTTGACCAGCATCTTGGTTGGCATTTAATGTAACATCAGGAGTACTAGCAGCTGTGGTAATTGCTGCAGTACTTTGACTTGCATTCACAGGGGTAGAACCTACAAAAGCAGCAATAATTGTTAACACACTTTTACATCTAATCCTGGTGGGAAGGTTGACAAGCAGAAGGCACACAAAATAAAACAGGGTACACGATCTCATGATtttgttgaaaagaaaaaggaagttTCATACAGTAAAACATGCAAGCAAGCCGATCAAATAACGAAAAAGGCCATGGTTACGGTACATACTCTTCGCAGACATAATACTCAAATTAAAGCTAGTTTACAAAGTCAAATTGAAATTACGTATGATGATGTTGGCATGAAAAAACATAATATTTACCAGAAAAACTGCACGCGACTGCTCCATTAGAATTGGTAGAAGTCAAAGATCGACTGGCTGCGGCACAAACTGTGGTGGTAGACGTTGTGGCAGACGAATGCTCAGAAATTTCAACTGCGAATCTGTCAGCGATGT encodes:
- the LOC137994707 gene encoding uncharacterized protein — protein: MFCHSCGGWRSQNHKFCPKCGVSLSSSSTSQVSSFKKFLSEKSKERQTSFKSKSKSKKMDEFVTITIGIGSASSGVFKPVRGKSLPLKVNKRASAQTVLDEALKKRRSYDRTFRNDKSYKLCFPDGSEVTTLPGTKEAFTLEKYKEDLGKSYARISLFLCPLKEASDSESEQTCWPWLDLEFESDEWLDDVDIADRFAVEISEHSSATTSTTTVCAAASRSLTSTNSNGAVACSFSGSTPVNASQSTAAITTAASTPDVTLNANQDAGQAATSDTNEVFTSVDVSECASSSECPLSGGAIQLNDENVQSQPPLDFDHGTAPIAVKDVLVHRFQVLKDLIEEFKALDIPTHHYHLNLVIVNERGEIEDGRGLGVVREVITLFWHQFFRSLSIGATEKVPSVRHDYQLEEWEAVGKVLVYGYCEIMYFPVTLSGVFMGSCLFEESTISDSFLLEAFLSYIGKDEAETLRKCTEGVLDANDDEVLEVLSSYKCYKNPTKENVKLIITQLAHQELVQKPKYISNCWKPIISSLKSFPQFKTLDCMKEVYETKKPTTRKVVKLLSASPQNEAERTSFDHLKRYIKSLGEVALKAFLQFTTGSDVIAVTEITVAFNSLDGAHRSPIARTCGPVLEVPTTYQSYNELSEEFENLISNKEAWGFTMV